In the Anastrepha obliqua isolate idAnaObli1 chromosome 1, idAnaObli1_1.0, whole genome shotgun sequence genome, one interval contains:
- the LOC129251586 gene encoding BOS complex subunit NCLN isoform X2 has translation MLDEAENFADIFRGGLPYLLIALPILLICSANPVLASSEFSVQRMSQFDVNGVAYGCRASALSLEAKSLYTWSTGRHCVLTKLQDLTIDQFREIRQKAGGLVILLPKDVSSMTFDEKEHLNLLEQAMLAQPNSIPIYFSPYNQELERIITDVTRTSSNNVEGKSQRNSAASELFASISANGYQVIVSGASHVASKNSRIPIIQGELATTTKLIKQVDGGNEVNNKLPLIIVTSHLNTFGLYNEYPLNADAAVLLTLADLFSKMHNTPNAIPKYRLLFLLTESGTLLNFQGIKKWLDENVQLQNVDFVLCLDTITQALNADTGSLYMHVSKPPKEGTAMNDFFKLLKTLSAQYYNVTVDGVHKKINLADQQLAWEHERFSMKRLPAFTISALKSPKEPIRYTIFKDSDAHIIAQTQQHAKIIAESLAHYIYGIQEPNEIFANELQISQNLIKCYLQLKSALHNNDLKNAFEKYLKNVKIMYDKPDTRDPDFMFYDGQEARLNVYHVKPAVFDLFLTILICAYLASVYFVIQYFPTLYDTVCKMTKAPAQPAQTNSNNTKSKVY, from the exons ATGCTTGATGAAGCTGAGAATTTCGCGGATATTTTCCGCGGTGGACTGCCGTATCTTCTAATTGCACTGCCAATTTTACTCATCTGCTCAGCTAATCCTGTATTAGCATCCAGCGAATTCTCGGTGCAACGCATGTCGCAGTTCGATGTGAATGGAGTAGCTTATG gtTGCCGTGCGTCTGCTTTGTCGCTAGAAGCGAAATCGCTTTATACTTGGAGCACGGGCAGGCACTGTGTGTTGACTAA ATTACAAGATTTGACAATCGACCAGTTCCGCGAGATACGCCAAAAAGCTGGTGGTTTAGTTATACTCTTACCGAAGGACGTAAGCTCAATGACATTTGATGAAAAGGAG CATCTCAACCTGTTAGAGCAAGCTATGCTGGCACAACCAAACTCCATACCTATTTACTTCTCGCCATACAACCAGGAGTTAGAGCGTATTATAACAGACGTCACACGAACCAGCAGCAACAATGTAGAAGGCAAATCGCAGCGTAATTCCGCTGCATCAGAACTATTTGCCTCGATCTCTGCCAACGGCTATCAGGTTATTGTGTCTGGAGCCAGCCATGTGGCTAGCAAGAATAGTAGAATTCCCATTATACAAGGTGAATTAGCAACaactacaaaattaataaaacaggtAGACGGTGGAAATGAGGTGAATAACAAATTACCGCTGATTATTGTTACATCGCATCTCAACACATTCGGACTCTACAAT GAATACCCATTAAACGCTGATGCCGCTGTATTACTGACACTCGCAGATTTATTTAGCAAAATGCATAATACGCCAAATGCAATACCTAAGTACCGGCTCTTATTTCTACTCACCGAATCGGGAACGCTGCTAAATTTCCAGGGCATTAAAAAGTGGCTTGATGAGAATGTACAACTTCAG aaCGTTGATTTCGTGCTTTGCTTGGATACGATTACGCAGGCTTTGAACGCTGACACAGGCAGTCTTTATATGCACGTCTCGAAACCACCTAAAGAGGGAACGGCCATGAATGATTTCTTTAAACTACTTAAAACATTGTCTGCGCAATACTACAATGTCACCGTAGACGGTGTAcacaagaaaattaatttagccGATCAGCAACTAGCCTGGGAGCATGAACGTTTTAGCATGAAGCGTTTACCTGCCTTCACAATATCCGCATTGAAATCCCCTAAAGAACCAATACGTTATACTATTTTTAAAGATTCAGATGCGCACATCATTGCGCAAACGCAGCAGCATGCCAAAATTATCGCTGAATCCTTGGCGCATTATATTTATGGCATACAGGAGCCAAATGAGATATTTGCTAATGAATTG caAATTAGCCAAAACCTTATCAAATGTTACCTGCAGTTAAAATCCGCGCTACACAATAACGACCTGAAAAACGCCTTCGAAAAGTACCTAAAGAATGTGAAAATCATGTATGATAAGCCTGATACACGTGATCCGGACTTTATGTTCTACGATGGTCAAGAAGCGCGTCTAAATGTGTATCACGTAAAGCCTGCCGTATTTGATCTCTTTCTAACTATACTCATTTGCGCGTATTTGGCATCAGTATACTTTGTCATACAATATTTCCCGACATTATACGATACAGTTTGCAAAATGACCAAAGCGCCCGCGCAACCGGCGCAAACGAATTCTAACAATACAAAGTcaaaagtatattaa
- the LOC129251586 gene encoding BOS complex subunit NCLN isoform X1 codes for MLDEAENFADIFRGGLPYLLIALPILLICSANPVLASSEFSVQRMSQFDVNGVAYGCRASALSLEAKSLYTWSTGRHCVLTKLQDLTIDQFREIRQKAGGLVILLPKDVSSMTFDEKEHLNLLEQAMLAQPNSIPIYFSPYNQELERIITDVTRTSSNNVEGKSQRNSAASELFASISANGYQVIVSGASHVASKNSRIPIIQGELATTTKLIKQVDGGNEVNNKLPLIIVTSHLNTFGLYNEYPLNADAAVLLTLADLFSKMHNTPNAIPKYRLLFLLTESGTLLNFQGIKKWLDENVQLQEDLVSITGTLIAAKNPTSIKNENVDFVLCLDTITQALNADTGSLYMHVSKPPKEGTAMNDFFKLLKTLSAQYYNVTVDGVHKKINLADQQLAWEHERFSMKRLPAFTISALKSPKEPIRYTIFKDSDAHIIAQTQQHAKIIAESLAHYIYGIQEPNEIFANELQISQNLIKCYLQLKSALHNNDLKNAFEKYLKNVKIMYDKPDTRDPDFMFYDGQEARLNVYHVKPAVFDLFLTILICAYLASVYFVIQYFPTLYDTVCKMTKAPAQPAQTNSNNTKSKVY; via the exons ATGCTTGATGAAGCTGAGAATTTCGCGGATATTTTCCGCGGTGGACTGCCGTATCTTCTAATTGCACTGCCAATTTTACTCATCTGCTCAGCTAATCCTGTATTAGCATCCAGCGAATTCTCGGTGCAACGCATGTCGCAGTTCGATGTGAATGGAGTAGCTTATG gtTGCCGTGCGTCTGCTTTGTCGCTAGAAGCGAAATCGCTTTATACTTGGAGCACGGGCAGGCACTGTGTGTTGACTAA ATTACAAGATTTGACAATCGACCAGTTCCGCGAGATACGCCAAAAAGCTGGTGGTTTAGTTATACTCTTACCGAAGGACGTAAGCTCAATGACATTTGATGAAAAGGAG CATCTCAACCTGTTAGAGCAAGCTATGCTGGCACAACCAAACTCCATACCTATTTACTTCTCGCCATACAACCAGGAGTTAGAGCGTATTATAACAGACGTCACACGAACCAGCAGCAACAATGTAGAAGGCAAATCGCAGCGTAATTCCGCTGCATCAGAACTATTTGCCTCGATCTCTGCCAACGGCTATCAGGTTATTGTGTCTGGAGCCAGCCATGTGGCTAGCAAGAATAGTAGAATTCCCATTATACAAGGTGAATTAGCAACaactacaaaattaataaaacaggtAGACGGTGGAAATGAGGTGAATAACAAATTACCGCTGATTATTGTTACATCGCATCTCAACACATTCGGACTCTACAAT GAATACCCATTAAACGCTGATGCCGCTGTATTACTGACACTCGCAGATTTATTTAGCAAAATGCATAATACGCCAAATGCAATACCTAAGTACCGGCTCTTATTTCTACTCACCGAATCGGGAACGCTGCTAAATTTCCAGGGCATTAAAAAGTGGCTTGATGAGAATGTACAACTTCAG GAGGACCTAGTGTCCATTACGGGCActttaattgcggccaaaaaCCCAACTAGTATTAAAAATGAG aaCGTTGATTTCGTGCTTTGCTTGGATACGATTACGCAGGCTTTGAACGCTGACACAGGCAGTCTTTATATGCACGTCTCGAAACCACCTAAAGAGGGAACGGCCATGAATGATTTCTTTAAACTACTTAAAACATTGTCTGCGCAATACTACAATGTCACCGTAGACGGTGTAcacaagaaaattaatttagccGATCAGCAACTAGCCTGGGAGCATGAACGTTTTAGCATGAAGCGTTTACCTGCCTTCACAATATCCGCATTGAAATCCCCTAAAGAACCAATACGTTATACTATTTTTAAAGATTCAGATGCGCACATCATTGCGCAAACGCAGCAGCATGCCAAAATTATCGCTGAATCCTTGGCGCATTATATTTATGGCATACAGGAGCCAAATGAGATATTTGCTAATGAATTG caAATTAGCCAAAACCTTATCAAATGTTACCTGCAGTTAAAATCCGCGCTACACAATAACGACCTGAAAAACGCCTTCGAAAAGTACCTAAAGAATGTGAAAATCATGTATGATAAGCCTGATACACGTGATCCGGACTTTATGTTCTACGATGGTCAAGAAGCGCGTCTAAATGTGTATCACGTAAAGCCTGCCGTATTTGATCTCTTTCTAACTATACTCATTTGCGCGTATTTGGCATCAGTATACTTTGTCATACAATATTTCCCGACATTATACGATACAGTTTGCAAAATGACCAAAGCGCCCGCGCAACCGGCGCAAACGAATTCTAACAATACAAAGTcaaaagtatattaa